Proteins encoded by one window of Tunturibacter psychrotolerans:
- a CDS encoding sigma-54-dependent transcriptional regulator → MSETTELAAETLHLQRTARIVGDPRILIIDDEAAIRESLDTLLTLEGFTVSAASDGPSGLELLSRNEYDLLLLDLALPGESGLDLLPRIVEMQPNLPVIMITAYGTVGNVVDAIRAGAENFVQKPWDNEKLLADIRAAVARHRAEEEVVQLKRTLKQRYNFENIVGKSEPMLRLFDLIAQVSPSRSTVLIQGESGTGKELIAKAIHANSPRKDRPFVPVNTGAVPSELLESTLFGHVKGAFTSAVTAKKGLFEVANGGTLFLDEIGTMGMDMQAKILRVLQDRRFMHLGGVQEIQVDVRIIAATNVNLHDAVRAGRFREDLFYRLNVISLELPPLRSRREDIPLLAAHFLKFYADENGTEIRSLSPEAMRIIMDYEWPGNVRELENAMERGVVLSTSRTISPDLLPTQLTGSTYSASLLDHQPNASLFDLMEEIERRIISDRLERCHWNQTEAAEYFKIPLSTLNQKIKRLNVEVKKRTRD, encoded by the coding sequence ATGTCTGAAACTACAGAGCTCGCCGCCGAAACCCTTCACCTGCAACGCACCGCTCGAATCGTCGGGGATCCCCGCATTCTCATCATCGATGACGAAGCTGCCATCCGCGAATCGCTCGATACCCTACTGACGCTGGAAGGCTTCACCGTCAGCGCAGCGAGCGACGGCCCATCCGGCCTCGAACTTCTCTCACGCAACGAATACGATCTGCTTCTTCTCGACCTCGCACTCCCCGGCGAAAGTGGACTCGATCTCCTCCCTCGCATCGTCGAAATGCAGCCGAACCTTCCCGTCATCATGATCACGGCTTACGGTACCGTAGGCAACGTTGTCGACGCCATTCGTGCTGGAGCGGAAAACTTTGTCCAGAAGCCGTGGGACAACGAGAAGCTGCTCGCCGACATCCGCGCCGCAGTAGCTCGTCATCGCGCTGAAGAAGAAGTCGTTCAACTCAAGCGCACCCTTAAGCAGCGTTATAACTTTGAAAACATCGTCGGCAAAAGCGAGCCGATGCTTCGCCTCTTCGATCTCATCGCGCAGGTCTCCCCCAGCCGCTCCACCGTCCTTATTCAAGGCGAAAGCGGCACCGGCAAAGAGCTCATCGCGAAGGCTATCCATGCCAACTCGCCGCGCAAGGATCGCCCCTTCGTGCCGGTCAACACGGGCGCCGTGCCATCCGAACTCCTCGAGTCGACCCTTTTTGGCCACGTCAAAGGAGCTTTCACCTCTGCGGTCACAGCGAAAAAAGGTCTCTTCGAAGTCGCCAACGGCGGCACGCTCTTCCTCGACGAGATTGGCACCATGGGAATGGACATGCAGGCCAAGATACTTCGTGTCCTGCAGGACCGCCGCTTCATGCACCTTGGCGGCGTACAGGAGATTCAGGTCGACGTCCGCATCATCGCAGCAACCAACGTCAATCTGCACGATGCCGTCCGCGCAGGCCGCTTCCGCGAAGACCTCTTCTACCGTCTCAATGTCATCAGCCTCGAACTCCCCCCACTGCGCTCCCGCCGCGAAGACATTCCTCTGCTCGCCGCCCACTTCCTCAAGTTTTACGCGGACGAAAACGGCACCGAAATTCGCTCCCTCTCTCCCGAGGCGATGCGCATCATCATGGACTACGAGTGGCCCGGCAACGTTCGCGAGCTCGAAAATGCCATGGAGCGCGGCGTTGTTCTCTCCACCTCCCGCACAATCAGCCCGGACCTGCTGCCTACCCAACTCACCGGCAGCACTTATTCAGCCAGCCTTCTCGATCACCAGCCCAACGCCAGCCTCTTCGACCTTATGGAGGAGATCGAGCGTCGAATCATCTCGGATCGTCTCGAACGCTGCCACTGGAACCAGACCGAAGCCGCCGAATACTTCAAGATTCCGCTCTCTACTCTCAACCAGAAGATCAAGCGCCTCAACGTAGAGGTCAAGAAGCGAACCCGAGACTAG
- a CDS encoding zinc-dependent dehydrogenase encodes MSQIVPETMRAAVYRGVNDVRVETIAVPEIGEGEVLVKIHTCGICGTDLKKIHTGSHDAPRVFGHEMAGTIVRIGTGVEGFAVGDRVMAYHHIPCGECYYCRKKTFAQCEVYKKVGCTAGFAPAGGGFAEYIRVMDWIVRRGLVKIPDDVPFEQAAFLEPVNTCYKAIQLLDLQADETVLVIGQGPIGILLAALARRTGATVVTSDLYAERHSVAAKFGLDRPIDARGDVVAAAKAATEGRGADVALLAVGSDALIKVAMEAIRPGGRVMLFASTQHGEAPFDPAAVCMDEKTLMGSYSASVAIQDDVTRMVFDGYRNGFDLTNLISHRFSLEDAVAAIDLASHPQADSMKIVIQPS; translated from the coding sequence ATGTCACAAATAGTTCCAGAGACGATGCGTGCTGCGGTTTATCGCGGCGTAAATGATGTTCGAGTTGAAACGATTGCTGTGCCCGAGATCGGTGAGGGCGAGGTGTTGGTGAAGATCCACACCTGCGGGATTTGCGGGACGGATTTGAAGAAGATTCATACTGGGTCTCATGACGCGCCGCGTGTCTTCGGGCACGAGATGGCAGGGACGATTGTGCGAATAGGCACAGGGGTTGAAGGGTTTGCTGTTGGCGATCGAGTTATGGCGTACCACCATATTCCCTGTGGGGAATGCTACTACTGTAGGAAGAAGACGTTTGCTCAGTGTGAGGTTTATAAGAAGGTCGGTTGTACGGCAGGCTTTGCACCCGCGGGCGGTGGGTTCGCTGAATACATTCGTGTGATGGACTGGATTGTGCGCAGGGGACTGGTGAAGATTCCGGATGATGTTCCGTTTGAACAGGCCGCGTTTCTGGAGCCAGTCAACACTTGTTATAAGGCGATTCAGTTGCTTGATTTACAGGCGGATGAGACGGTGCTGGTGATTGGGCAGGGTCCGATCGGAATTTTACTGGCGGCATTGGCTCGGCGAACGGGAGCCACCGTGGTGACGAGTGATCTTTATGCGGAGCGGCATTCTGTTGCGGCAAAGTTTGGGTTGGATCGGCCCATCGATGCACGGGGAGACGTAGTTGCGGCGGCGAAGGCGGCTACCGAAGGGCGTGGAGCGGATGTGGCGCTGCTGGCGGTTGGCAGTGATGCGCTGATCAAGGTCGCCATGGAGGCGATTCGACCAGGGGGGCGGGTGATGTTGTTTGCATCGACGCAGCACGGGGAGGCGCCGTTCGATCCTGCGGCCGTTTGTATGGATGAGAAGACGTTGATGGGGTCTTACAGCGCGTCGGTGGCGATACAGGACGATGTGACGCGAATGGTGTTCGACGGCTATCGCAATGGGTTTGATCTGACGAATTTGATCTCGCACCGATTTTCGCTTGAAGATGCTGTTGCTGCGATTGATCTGGCTTCGCATCCTCAGGCTGATTCAATGAAGATCGTTATTCAACCTAGCTAG